A stretch of the Lolium perenne isolate Kyuss_39 chromosome 3, Kyuss_2.0, whole genome shotgun sequence genome encodes the following:
- the LOC139837759 gene encoding uncharacterized protein — protein sequence MVPVIKQHLERAQRRMKHQADKKRDERSFQIGDWVYLRLQPYVQRSVVHRSSHKLGFNFFGPYKIIQKVGNVSYKLQLPGKSKVHPVIHVSQLKKAIRATNQVSTELPDPLLAIDMQVQPQAICGERLVRRGYRQVPQIKVQWEGMAATCCTWELLHAMVTKYPQAPAWGQATSRGDCHDTSVT from the coding sequence ATGGTCCCTGTGATCAAGCAGCACCTGGAGCGGGCTCAACGAAGGATGAAGCACCAGGCGGATAAAAAACGAGATGAGCGCAGCTTCCAGATTGGGGACTGGGTATACCTGCGTCTGCAGCCGTATGTGCAGCGATCAGTGGTGCACCGCTCCTCACACAAACTGGGATTCAATTTTTTTGGTCCATACAAGATCATCCAGAAGGTGGGCAATGTTTCATATAAGCTCCAGCTACCTGGAAAATCCAAGGTCCATCCTGTCATCCACGTATCTCAGTTGAAAAAGGCCATCCGAGCAACTAACCAGGTGAGCACTGAGCTACCAGATCCCTTGTTAGCCATTGACATGCAGGTGCAACCACAAGCCATCTGTGGCGAGCGACTGGTGCGTCGAGGCTATCGTCAAGTGCCCCAGATCAAGGTGCAATGGGAAGGGATGGCAGCGACATGCTGTACTTGGGAGCTCCTCCACGCCATGGTGACCAAGTATCCACAGGCGCCAGCTTGGGGTCAAGCTACATCTCGGGGGGATTGTCACGACACATCTGTTACCTGA